A DNA window from Gammaproteobacteria bacterium contains the following coding sequences:
- a CDS encoding DUF4437 domain-containing protein encodes MNGNLRLAAFAVTIAISFSALAFDNVYVPADQVPYSYEAPGQPQQLGPLWGVRAEGPAGTLLKVPAGFRAPIHAHTADYRGVVIEGRWTHWVPETGEGEGIELPPGSYWTQKADQMHGDACVSDIDCVILLINEDPYVTYLPE; translated from the coding sequence GTGAACGGAAACCTTCGCCTTGCGGCCTTCGCCGTTACCATCGCTATCTCTTTCTCCGCGCTCGCTTTCGACAATGTCTATGTGCCGGCCGATCAAGTCCCCTATTCCTACGAGGCACCGGGACAGCCGCAGCAACTCGGTCCGCTTTGGGGCGTCCGGGCGGAAGGGCCTGCCGGTACGTTGCTCAAGGTCCCGGCCGGCTTTCGAGCGCCGATCCACGCTCATACCGCGGACTATCGCGGCGTCGTCATCGAGGGGCGCTGGACACATTGGGTCCCCGAAACCGGCGAGGGAGAAGGGATCGAGCTTCCCCCCGGCTCGTACTGGACGCAGAAGGCCGACCAAATGCACGGCGATGCCTGCGTGTCGGACATCGACTGCGTGATCCTGCTGATCAACGAAGATCCCTACGTCACCTACTTGCCGGAATAG
- a CDS encoding DUF3037 domain-containing protein, translating to MHAHTYDYAVIRVVPKVERAEFVNAGVILSCPSLDYLDALIELDEDRVLALDPTIDLETVKRHLDAIPVICKGGDAAGAIGRLSPRERFHWLVAPRSTIIQVSPVHTGRCSDPAKALERLLETMVRVPPHR from the coding sequence GTGCACGCTCACACCTATGACTATGCGGTGATCCGCGTCGTGCCGAAAGTCGAGCGCGCCGAGTTCGTCAACGCCGGCGTCATCCTGTCGTGTCCGAGCCTCGATTACCTCGATGCGCTGATCGAGCTCGACGAAGACCGGGTTCTCGCACTCGATCCCACGATCGATCTCGAGACGGTCAAGCGTCACCTCGACGCGATCCCGGTCATCTGCAAAGGCGGCGACGCGGCCGGTGCGATCGGCCGTCTGTCGCCGCGCGAGCGCTTTCACTGGCTGGTCGCGCCGCGCAGCACGATCATACAAGTCTCGCCGGTGCACACCGGACGTTGCAGCGATCCGGCGAAAGCGCTCGAGCGGCTGCTCGAGACCATGGTGCGCGTGCCTCCTCACAGATAG
- a CDS encoding HipA family kinase translates to MIRTVTATRYVTPLREGGSLPAIVEADDDGMYVLKFRGAGQGPKALIAELVAGEIGRALGLAVPEIVFVELDGDLARTEPDPEIQDLIKASAGLNVALDYLPGAVAFDPVSDRPSAELASAIVWFDAYVTNVDRTPRNTNILTWHDRLWLIDHGSALYFHHDSAGDPIAHSRTPFTRIRDHVMLPFASALPDTNAELAAHLDDETIRRIVAVIPEVWLLTGEIAPDAMRQIYVQYLSSRLTARHVFLEEAIRARSHL, encoded by the coding sequence ATGATCAGGACGGTTACGGCAACCCGGTACGTGACGCCGCTGCGCGAGGGCGGCTCGCTGCCTGCGATCGTCGAGGCGGACGACGACGGCATGTACGTGCTGAAGTTCCGCGGCGCGGGCCAAGGGCCGAAGGCGCTGATCGCCGAGCTCGTGGCCGGCGAGATCGGCCGCGCGTTGGGCCTTGCCGTGCCGGAGATCGTGTTCGTCGAGCTCGACGGCGACCTCGCCCGCACCGAGCCGGATCCGGAGATCCAGGATCTGATTAAGGCGAGCGCCGGCCTCAACGTCGCGCTCGATTATCTGCCCGGCGCCGTCGCTTTCGACCCGGTGTCCGACCGGCCGTCGGCCGAGCTCGCATCGGCGATCGTGTGGTTCGACGCCTACGTGACGAATGTCGATCGAACCCCGCGCAACACGAACATCCTCACGTGGCACGACCGGCTTTGGCTGATAGACCACGGCTCGGCGCTGTACTTTCATCACGATTCGGCCGGGGACCCGATTGCGCACAGCCGCACGCCGTTCACGAGGATCAGGGATCATGTGATGCTGCCGTTCGCGAGCGCGCTGCCCGATACGAATGCCGAGCTCGCGGCGCATCTCGATGACGAGACGATCCGCCGCATCGTAGCGGTGATACCCGAGGTCTGGCTCCTTACCGGTGAGATCGCACCGGACGCGATGCGGCAAATCTATGTTCAGTATCTTTCGAGCCGGCTGACGGCCCGGCACGTTTTCCTCGAAGAGGCCATTCGTGCACGCTCACACCTATGA
- the ygiD gene encoding 4,5-DOPA dioxygenase extradiol: protein MSTRMPALFIGHGSPMNTLERNGFTEAWRTFGQELPRPKALLVVSAHWFFGATAVTAMPRPRTIHDFYGFPPELFAFQYPAPGSPELAQEVVEIVKPHWVGLDHDQWGLDHGTWSVLAHVYPNADVPVVQLSINALRPLEYHLELAARLAPLRDRGVLILGSGNVVHNLRRVLWDRPDFAFDWAERFDDAVLEQLARAPGDILKLTRHPDYPLAVPTPDHFIPLLYIAALAAEEGVGAEALVRGYSLGAVSMTCYGVGVERDRPEDGAGAAELPQEVPPDQTNM from the coding sequence ATGAGCACCAGGATGCCGGCGCTCTTCATCGGTCACGGCAGCCCGATGAACACCCTCGAGCGCAACGGCTTCACGGAAGCGTGGCGAACTTTCGGGCAAGAGCTGCCGCGGCCGAAAGCGCTGCTCGTGGTGTCGGCTCACTGGTTCTTCGGCGCCACCGCGGTCACGGCGATGCCCCGGCCGCGGACGATCCACGACTTCTATGGCTTCCCGCCCGAGCTCTTCGCGTTTCAGTATCCGGCGCCGGGCTCGCCGGAGCTTGCGCAAGAGGTCGTCGAGATCGTGAAGCCCCATTGGGTCGGTCTCGACCACGACCAGTGGGGGCTCGATCACGGGACATGGAGTGTGCTCGCGCACGTCTATCCGAATGCGGACGTACCGGTGGTTCAGCTTTCGATCAATGCGCTCCGTCCTCTCGAATATCATCTCGAGCTTGCCGCGCGGCTCGCCCCTCTGCGCGATCGCGGCGTGTTGATCCTCGGCAGCGGCAATGTCGTGCACAATCTGCGGCGCGTGCTGTGGGACCGGCCGGACTTCGCGTTCGACTGGGCGGAGCGCTTCGACGATGCGGTCCTCGAGCAGCTCGCGCGCGCCCCCGGCGACATACTGAAGCTGACCCGGCATCCGGACTATCCCCTCGCCGTGCCGACTCCGGATCACTTCATCCCGTTGCTCTACATCGCGGCGCTCGCCGCGGAAGAAGGCGTTGGCGCCGAAGCGCTCGTCCGGGGTTACAGCCTCGGCGCGGTCTCGATGACGTGCTACGGCGTAGGAGTCGAGCGTGACCGCCCCGAAGATGGGGCCGGCGCAGCCGAGCTGCCGCAGGAGGTTCCGCCGGATCAGACGAACATGTAG
- the gorA gene encoding glutathione-disulfide reductase, whose product MKSFDLIVLGGGSGGLATAQRAADHGAKVVLFEPGRLGGTCVNVGCVPKKVMWNAAEIGHALANAPHYGFDVRLAGHDWAKLKTGRDAYVARLNGIYQRNLERRKVTLVRQRGRFVGPHEIADETGERYSAAHIVIATGGYPQVPDLPGAERGITSDGFFELESRPARVGIVGSGYVSVELGGVLRALGSEVTIFVRFDRVLRSFDTLLSDHLMRQMEASGIEIVTGAAPRAVRGDGPLTLDLEDGRRYDGLDTLIWAIGRAPNIATLDLAQAGIEPTDLGHVPVDDFQNTAVDGVYAVGDVTGRPELTPVAIAAGRRLADRLFGGQPDRRLSYEIIPTVIFSHPPIGTIGLSEAEALRRYPDESVRTYVSEFVPMFHALTEAKPLSAMKLVVVGEEERIVGCHVIGPGADEMTQGFAVAMTMGARKADFDDTIAIHPTSAEELVTMR is encoded by the coding sequence GTGAAGTCTTTCGATCTGATCGTGCTCGGCGGAGGCAGCGGCGGGCTCGCCACCGCGCAGCGCGCGGCCGACCACGGCGCGAAGGTCGTGCTTTTCGAGCCCGGGCGGCTCGGCGGCACGTGCGTCAACGTCGGCTGCGTGCCGAAGAAAGTCATGTGGAACGCCGCAGAGATCGGGCACGCGCTCGCGAACGCCCCGCACTACGGCTTCGACGTCCGGTTAGCCGGACACGACTGGGCGAAGCTCAAAACGGGGCGCGACGCGTACGTCGCGCGCCTGAACGGCATCTATCAGCGCAACCTCGAGCGCCGAAAGGTCACGCTCGTGAGGCAGCGCGGCCGCTTCGTCGGTCCTCACGAGATCGCCGACGAGACGGGCGAGCGGTATTCCGCCGCGCACATCGTGATCGCGACCGGCGGCTATCCGCAAGTGCCGGACCTGCCCGGCGCCGAACGCGGCATCACGTCCGACGGCTTCTTCGAGCTCGAATCGAGACCGGCGCGCGTCGGGATCGTCGGCAGCGGCTACGTCTCCGTCGAGCTCGGCGGCGTGCTGCGTGCCCTCGGCAGCGAGGTCACGATCTTCGTGCGCTTCGACCGCGTGCTTCGGAGCTTCGACACGCTGCTGTCGGACCATTTGATGCGCCAAATGGAAGCCTCGGGCATTGAGATCGTGACCGGCGCCGCGCCGCGCGCGGTGCGCGGCGACGGCCCGCTGACGCTCGATCTCGAGGACGGACGGCGGTACGACGGGCTCGACACGCTGATCTGGGCGATCGGTCGAGCGCCGAACATTGCGACGCTCGACCTCGCGCAGGCCGGCATCGAGCCGACGGACCTCGGGCATGTCCCGGTCGACGACTTTCAAAACACGGCCGTCGACGGTGTGTACGCGGTCGGCGACGTGACCGGCCGCCCGGAGCTGACGCCCGTCGCGATCGCCGCGGGACGGCGGCTCGCGGATCGCCTGTTCGGCGGACAGCCGGACCGGCGGCTGAGCTACGAGATCATCCCGACGGTGATCTTCTCGCACCCGCCGATCGGCACGATCGGCCTGTCGGAGGCGGAGGCCTTGCGGCGCTACCCGGACGAGTCGGTCCGCACGTACGTGTCCGAGTTCGTGCCGATGTTCCACGCGCTCACGGAAGCGAAGCCGTTGTCGGCGATGAAGCTCGTCGTCGTCGGCGAGGAGGAGCGGATCGTCGGCTGCCACGTGATCGGCCCCGGCGCCGACGAGATGACGCAGGGTTTCGCGGTCGCGATGACGATGGGCGCCCGCAAGGCGGACTTCGACGACACGATCGCGATCCATCCGACGAGCGCGGAAGAGCTCGTGACGATGCGCTGA
- a CDS encoding M3 family metallopeptidase — MTAHPTETEPNPLLTADGLPRFDRIRPEHVEPAVRATLAEQRDAVRRAEAAERPDVEWLAELERIHERVQRVWGPVSHLNAVVSTPALRDAYNACLPLVTEFNTEIGQNEALYRRFLELEKALPQELAVERELVAQTLRDFRLGGVALPADEKQRFREIMQRLAACQAKFEQNLMDATDAFEHHETRRDALAGVPDVVLDRARAAAAEKGLEGWLLSLDPPTYLAVMSHAESAALRERYYEAWVTRASDRGPSAGRWDNGPLMAEILALRHEEARLLGFRSYAELSLATKMAKSPDEVVEFLRDLAARSKPYAERDLEELSKHAGRALEPWDVAYFSEQLKQQRFRLSEEELRAYFPLPKVLGGLFELAETLFGIVIAPAPAAGLWHASAASYEIRDRGGRRVGALLTDLFARPNKRGGAWMDTALDRVRLRGRAQDPVAYLVCNFNPPVGGSPSLLTHGDVVTLFHEFGHALHHLLTEVDYPSLAGINGVAWDAVELPSQFFENYAWQPDVLKRISAHRETGAPLPDDKIATLTASRSFMAGLAMVRQLEFALFDFELHRGESPPDLERIYALLADVRREVAVVRAPEYNRFPSTFSHVFGGGYAAGYYSYKWAEVLAADAFAAFREEGVLNRATAERFRREILRVGGSRPALDAFVAFRGRPPELGPLLAQSGMVPNPAR; from the coding sequence ATGACGGCACATCCGACCGAAACCGAACCGAATCCTCTGCTCACGGCCGACGGGCTGCCGCGGTTCGACCGCATCCGCCCGGAGCACGTGGAGCCGGCCGTGCGCGCGACGCTCGCCGAGCAGCGCGACGCCGTCCGGCGCGCGGAGGCGGCCGAGCGCCCCGACGTCGAGTGGCTCGCGGAGCTCGAGCGGATCCACGAGCGCGTCCAGCGGGTTTGGGGCCCGGTCTCGCACCTGAACGCCGTCGTCTCGACGCCCGCCCTGCGCGATGCGTACAACGCATGCCTGCCGCTCGTGACCGAGTTCAACACGGAAATCGGGCAGAACGAAGCGCTCTACCGGCGCTTCCTCGAGCTCGAAAAGGCGCTGCCGCAGGAGCTCGCCGTCGAGCGCGAGCTGGTCGCGCAGACGCTCCGTGACTTCCGGCTCGGCGGCGTCGCGCTTCCGGCGGACGAGAAGCAGCGCTTCCGCGAGATCATGCAGCGGCTCGCGGCCTGCCAGGCCAAGTTCGAGCAGAACCTGATGGACGCGACCGACGCGTTCGAGCATCACGAGACGCGCCGCGACGCGCTTGCCGGCGTGCCGGATGTCGTGCTCGACCGGGCGCGCGCCGCCGCGGCGGAGAAGGGCCTCGAAGGCTGGCTGCTGTCGCTCGACCCGCCGACGTATCTCGCGGTCATGAGCCACGCCGAGTCCGCGGCGCTCCGCGAGCGCTACTACGAAGCCTGGGTCACGCGCGCGTCGGACCGGGGGCCCTCCGCCGGGCGCTGGGACAACGGGCCGCTGATGGCCGAGATCCTCGCTCTCCGGCACGAGGAGGCGCGGCTGCTCGGTTTCCGCAGCTACGCCGAGCTCTCGCTCGCGACCAAGATGGCGAAGTCGCCGGACGAGGTCGTCGAGTTCCTGCGCGATCTCGCCGCGCGGAGCAAGCCTTATGCCGAGCGCGATCTCGAAGAGCTTTCCAAGCACGCGGGTCGCGCGCTCGAGCCGTGGGACGTCGCGTACTTCTCCGAGCAGCTGAAGCAGCAGCGCTTCCGGCTCTCCGAGGAGGAGCTTCGCGCCTACTTCCCGTTGCCGAAGGTGCTCGGCGGTCTGTTCGAGCTCGCCGAGACGCTCTTCGGGATCGTGATCGCGCCGGCGCCGGCAGCGGGCCTGTGGCACGCGAGCGCCGCGTCGTACGAGATCCGGGACCGCGGCGGCCGGCGGGTCGGCGCGCTTCTGACTGACCTTTTTGCCCGGCCGAACAAGCGCGGCGGCGCATGGATGGACACGGCTCTCGACCGCGTGCGTCTCCGCGGGCGCGCGCAGGACCCGGTGGCCTATCTCGTCTGCAACTTCAATCCTCCGGTCGGCGGCTCGCCGTCGCTGCTGACGCACGGCGACGTCGTCACGCTGTTCCACGAGTTCGGGCATGCGCTGCACCATCTCCTGACCGAGGTCGATTACCCGTCGCTCGCCGGCATCAACGGCGTCGCGTGGGACGCGGTGGAGCTGCCGAGCCAGTTCTTCGAGAACTACGCATGGCAGCCGGACGTGCTGAAGCGCATCTCCGCGCATCGCGAGACGGGCGCCCCGCTCCCGGACGACAAGATCGCGACACTGACGGCGTCGCGCAGCTTCATGGCAGGGCTCGCGATGGTGCGCCAGCTCGAGTTCGCGCTCTTCGACTTCGAGCTTCACCGCGGCGAGTCGCCGCCGGACCTCGAGCGAATCTACGCGTTGCTCGCCGACGTCCGGCGCGAAGTCGCCGTCGTCCGGGCGCCGGAATACAACCGCTTCCCGAGCACCTTCTCGCACGTCTTCGGCGGCGGCTACGCCGCCGGGTACTACAGCTACAAATGGGCCGAGGTGCTCGCCGCGGATGCGTTCGCGGCGTTTCGGGAGGAAGGCGTGCTGAACCGCGCGACGGCCGAGCGCTTTCGCCGTGAGATTCTGCGCGTCGGCGGCAGCCGGCCGGCGCTCGATGCGTTCGTCGCCTTCCGCGGGCGGCCCCCGGAGCTCGGTCCCCTTCTCGCGCAGTCCGGGATGGTCCCGAATCCGGCGCGGTGA
- a CDS encoding VOC family protein: MHRSRLCAILIDCNTPDIDAGARFWADALGRPVDPDHPGTRDNYRMLETPPNEPIVQIQRVEHESRVHIDIETDDIPAEVARLEKLGARVVNRLERWVVMQAPTGQRFCVVRVQRPGWPKNANEWS; encoded by the coding sequence ATGCATCGCTCCCGACTGTGTGCAATTCTCATCGACTGCAACACGCCCGACATCGACGCGGGCGCCCGTTTCTGGGCCGACGCGCTCGGGCGCCCGGTGGATCCCGACCATCCCGGCACGCGCGACAACTACCGTATGCTGGAGACGCCGCCAAACGAGCCCATCGTGCAAATTCAACGCGTAGAGCACGAGAGCCGGGTTCACATCGACATCGAGACCGACGACATCCCGGCCGAGGTGGCCCGCCTGGAGAAGCTCGGCGCTCGCGTCGTGAACCGCCTGGAGCGTTGGGTCGTGATGCAGGCACCGACCGGGCAACGATTCTGCGTAGTCCGCGTCCAGCGGCCGGGTTGGCCGAAGAACGCCAACGAGTGGAGTTGA
- a CDS encoding FtsX-like permease family protein: protein MEEVRHAVWSVNASLPVTHVRTMADLYSGSLERTSFVLVLLAIAGGMALVLGIVWIYGVVAYVVAQRAREIGIRSALGAEPKQLAGMFVFQGLALSAGGAVAGLVAAGVLARLMTSLLFGVGPLDPVAYVAALAATIAAAARGPPIAAVPAAPVHPSSRPARCFACP, encoded by the coding sequence ATGGAGGAGGTTCGGCACGCCGTTTGGTCGGTGAATGCGAGTCTTCCCGTCACGCACGTGCGCACGATGGCCGACCTGTACTCGGGCTCGCTCGAGCGCACCTCGTTCGTGCTGGTGCTGCTCGCGATCGCCGGCGGCATGGCATTGGTGCTCGGGATCGTCTGGATCTACGGTGTCGTCGCCTACGTCGTCGCGCAGCGAGCACGCGAAATCGGAATTCGCTCGGCCCTCGGCGCCGAGCCCAAGCAGCTCGCGGGAATGTTCGTGTTTCAGGGGCTCGCGTTGAGTGCCGGAGGTGCCGTCGCGGGCCTCGTCGCGGCCGGCGTGCTGGCACGGTTGATGACGTCGTTGTTGTTCGGCGTCGGGCCGCTGGACCCTGTCGCCTACGTCGCGGCGCTCGCAGCCACGATCGCGGCGGCGGCGCGGGGGCCCCCTATTGCGGCCGTTCCCGCCGCACCGGTACACCCTTCTTCCAGACCTGCACGATGTTTCGCGTGTCCGTGA
- a CDS encoding amidohydrolase family protein: MRLSPLGPALLLAAAAFVRVASAQDEPADSFVIRDVRLFDGARVIEHRSVVVIDGEIARIGGPELDDRGLDVVDGNGRTLLPGLFDAHVHVPGFDPAAALAQSAAFGVTTVIDMFSAGESLEKIKQLESVDDPRYAAVLTAGTGATAPGGHPSQMMPTRFETIEAPEEAQAFVDARIAEGSDFIKIIYDDLRDGDQSRPMIDRATLEAVVEAAHRRGMMAIAHIATETQAREAIEAGVDGLAHLFNGARAPADFGSFAARHEVFVIPTITVLHLRCGRSDGPAMVQDQRLASLIAPQWRAAAGASFPGAQSCASIEATLRQLADAEVPMLTGTDAAVPGTAYGASVHVEMASMVEYGLSPIDALTAATSAPASAFRLSDRGSIAPGMRADLLLVEGDPTEDITDTRNIVQVWKKGVPVRRERPQ; this comes from the coding sequence ATGCGCCTTTCCCCTCTGGGGCCGGCCCTGCTGTTGGCCGCCGCCGCATTCGTACGTGTCGCCTCGGCTCAGGACGAGCCGGCCGACTCCTTCGTGATTCGCGACGTCCGGCTCTTCGACGGTGCGCGGGTGATCGAGCATCGGAGCGTCGTCGTCATCGACGGGGAGATCGCTCGCATCGGAGGCCCGGAGCTCGATGACCGCGGGCTGGATGTGGTCGACGGGAACGGACGGACGCTCCTTCCGGGGCTGTTCGACGCGCACGTCCACGTCCCAGGGTTCGACCCGGCGGCCGCGCTCGCGCAGAGCGCGGCTTTCGGCGTCACCACGGTGATCGACATGTTCAGCGCGGGCGAGTCGCTCGAAAAGATCAAGCAGCTCGAGTCCGTGGACGACCCCAGGTATGCCGCGGTGCTGACCGCGGGCACCGGAGCCACCGCGCCGGGCGGTCACCCGTCGCAAATGATGCCGACGCGTTTCGAGACGATCGAGGCGCCCGAGGAGGCGCAGGCGTTCGTCGACGCCCGGATCGCGGAGGGATCGGATTTCATCAAGATCATCTACGACGATCTGCGCGACGGCGATCAGTCACGTCCGATGATCGACCGGGCGACGCTGGAGGCGGTCGTTGAGGCGGCGCATCGACGCGGCATGATGGCGATTGCGCATATCGCCACGGAGACTCAGGCAAGGGAGGCGATCGAGGCCGGGGTCGACGGCCTCGCGCATCTCTTCAACGGCGCTCGTGCGCCGGCCGATTTCGGGAGCTTCGCGGCCCGACACGAGGTTTTCGTCATTCCGACAATCACGGTGCTGCATCTGCGCTGCGGCAGATCCGACGGTCCGGCCATGGTCCAAGATCAACGTCTCGCCTCGCTCATAGCGCCCCAGTGGAGGGCCGCCGCCGGGGCGTCGTTTCCGGGCGCTCAGTCCTGCGCGTCGATCGAGGCGACTCTCCGGCAGCTGGCCGACGCAGAGGTGCCGATGTTGACCGGCACCGATGCCGCGGTTCCCGGCACCGCATACGGCGCGTCCGTCCATGTCGAGATGGCTTCAATGGTCGAGTACGGGCTGTCGCCGATCGATGCGCTGACCGCGGCGACCTCCGCGCCGGCCAGTGCCTTTCGATTGAGCGATCGCGGATCGATCGCGCCGGGAATGCGCGCCGACTTGCTCTTGGTCGAAGGCGATCCGACCGAGGACATCACGGACACGCGAAACATCGTGCAGGTCTGGAAGAAGGGTGTACCGGTGCGGCGGGAACGGCCGCAATAG
- a CDS encoding helix-turn-helix transcriptional regulator, whose amino-acid sequence MSKANAVFKAPPFEVEARLKRLGANLRTARLVRNLSMDEVAAKLGVGRRAVAAAEAGKPGTAIGVYLGLLWVYGLLSQIDDLADPARDPEAMRALSTRQRAYPTGRDALDDDF is encoded by the coding sequence GTGTCGAAAGCCAACGCCGTCTTCAAGGCGCCTCCCTTCGAGGTCGAGGCGCGTCTCAAGCGTCTCGGTGCGAATCTGCGCACGGCACGTCTCGTGCGCAATCTCTCGATGGACGAGGTAGCCGCAAAGCTCGGTGTCGGCCGCCGCGCGGTCGCGGCGGCGGAGGCCGGCAAGCCTGGCACTGCGATTGGAGTCTATCTCGGGCTGCTCTGGGTGTACGGGCTGCTTTCGCAAATCGATGACCTCGCGGATCCGGCTCGAGATCCAGAGGCAATGCGGGCGCTGAGCACTCGCCAGCGGGCCTACCCTACCGGCCGCGACGCCCTTGACGATGACTTCTGA
- a CDS encoding HipA domain-containing protein produces MTSECYVYVMLPGSHEFVTAGRFVHDVNRSGVARGRFVYGRRYLERPDAVPIDPIELPLIAGTFETTRLNGIFGALRDAGPDYWGRRVIEKHVGFAQPGELDYLLQSPDDRAGALGFGLHVEPPAPLRAFNRTVDLPRLQALADQLIADGGVFADAQHAELAQVEELLLLGTSMGGARPKVVVEDDGLLWVAKFNRTDDQWNYARVERAMLELARECGIHSAEAHVVDIGGRDVLLVRRFDREPTPSGFTRARMLSALTLLRTGDSHRDRDRWSYPLLVEELRRVSTKPREDARELFRRMVFNALISNTDDHPRNHAVLAPGREWRLSPAYDLTPFPAVSTERRDLALTIGDAGRYANAENLLSQCARFMLDRSEAATIIDDLENHVRNRWYTIARREGVSEADCRTIAPAFVYPGFRLPIEPV; encoded by the coding sequence ATGACTTCTGAGTGCTACGTTTACGTGATGCTGCCGGGCTCACATGAATTTGTGACCGCCGGCCGGTTTGTCCACGACGTGAACCGTAGCGGCGTGGCCCGAGGGCGCTTCGTATACGGTCGGCGGTATCTCGAGCGACCAGACGCGGTACCGATCGATCCCATCGAGCTTCCCCTCATCGCCGGCACGTTCGAGACCACACGGCTCAACGGGATCTTTGGCGCGCTCCGCGACGCGGGTCCTGATTACTGGGGCCGACGGGTCATCGAGAAACATGTGGGCTTCGCTCAGCCAGGCGAGCTCGACTATCTGCTCCAGTCCCCTGATGATCGGGCCGGCGCCCTTGGATTCGGCCTGCACGTCGAGCCGCCCGCCCCGCTTCGAGCGTTCAATCGCACGGTCGATCTGCCGCGCCTTCAGGCGCTCGCCGATCAGTTGATCGCCGACGGCGGTGTGTTTGCCGATGCGCAACATGCCGAGCTCGCTCAGGTCGAAGAGCTGCTCCTGCTCGGGACGTCCATGGGCGGAGCGCGGCCGAAGGTGGTGGTCGAGGACGACGGCTTGCTTTGGGTTGCGAAGTTCAATCGCACGGATGACCAGTGGAACTACGCGCGTGTCGAACGCGCGATGCTCGAGCTCGCACGGGAGTGCGGCATCCACTCCGCGGAGGCGCACGTCGTCGACATCGGCGGCCGCGACGTGCTGCTCGTCAGGCGCTTCGATCGGGAACCGACGCCGAGCGGCTTCACCCGCGCGCGGATGCTGAGCGCGCTCACGCTCCTTCGGACCGGAGACTCACACCGCGACCGTGACCGCTGGTCCTATCCGCTTCTCGTTGAAGAGCTTCGACGGGTGAGTACGAAGCCTCGCGAGGACGCCCGCGAGCTCTTCAGGCGCATGGTGTTCAACGCGCTGATCTCGAACACCGACGATCATCCGCGGAATCACGCAGTCCTCGCCCCTGGGCGTGAGTGGCGGCTATCCCCTGCCTACGATTTGACGCCGTTCCCGGCTGTCAGCACCGAGCGTCGAGATCTTGCCTTGACGATCGGCGACGCGGGCCGCTATGCCAACGCCGAGAATCTGCTGTCGCAGTGCGCGCGCTTCATGCTCGATCGGAGCGAGGCGGCAACGATAATCGATGACCTCGAGAACCACGTTCGCAATCGCTGGTACACAATCGCGCGGCGAGAAGGCGTGAGCGAGGCGGATTGCAGGACGATTGCGCCAGCGTTCGTCTACCCAGGATTCCGATTGCCGATCGAACCGGTCTGA
- a CDS encoding PadR family transcriptional regulator, whose amino-acid sequence MADIDTRAFDRELKKGSAELLILSLLEARPRHGYELSKLIHIRSGGLITFHIDSLYPLLYRLEERGWIKGTWVEKPGERRRRFYKVTAQGRRVLAAQIKTWETFVEAVRRITRAEHA is encoded by the coding sequence ATGGCAGATATCGACACGCGCGCGTTCGACCGCGAACTGAAGAAGGGCTCCGCCGAGCTGCTGATCCTCTCGCTGCTCGAGGCGCGGCCACGCCACGGCTACGAGCTCAGCAAGCTGATTCACATCCGCTCCGGCGGGCTCATCACGTTCCACATCGATTCGCTGTATCCGCTGCTGTATCGGCTCGAGGAACGCGGTTGGATCAAAGGAACGTGGGTCGAGAAGCCCGGCGAGCGGCGGCGCCGCTTCTACAAGGTGACGGCGCAGGGCCGCCGCGTGCTCGCCGCGCAAATCAAGACCTGGGAGACGTTCGTCGAGGCCGTACGGAGGATCACGAGAGCCGAGCATGCATGA